A single window of Terriglobales bacterium DNA harbors:
- a CDS encoding lipid II flippase MurJ, translating to VTGGLVGPFLINAIGAGRAGMRYRPAFNFRHPAFLEWVRLSIPLMLGVSLVAADEWILRYFASGGTGDITRLNYAKRLFAVPIAVLGQATGQASLPFFARLFGEKRLGDFAASVSNAVYRVSAASFLASAWMVAAALPIVDLVYRRGRFQFTDSQETAIYFFWFALSLALWSAQGLYARGFYAAGDTLTPMVAGTIITLASLPVYSWFFRTFEVTGLAVASDVGIVAHTVVLAWLLHRRRLAPFGVMRWGELGKALLTAIFAGLAAYGVTRSIALNGSREADLKVLGLVTVTWAAAVAVGLMVTRSELPGQLRRRLAPTQPEPLPESRETRELYRP from the coding sequence GTGACCGGGGGCTTGGTGGGGCCTTTCCTGATCAATGCCATCGGCGCGGGCCGCGCGGGCATGCGCTATCGCCCCGCCTTCAACTTCCGCCACCCCGCCTTCCTGGAGTGGGTGAGGCTCTCCATCCCGCTGATGCTGGGAGTGTCGCTGGTGGCGGCCGACGAGTGGATCCTGCGCTACTTCGCGAGCGGCGGCACCGGCGACATCACCCGCCTGAACTACGCCAAGCGCCTCTTCGCCGTGCCCATCGCGGTGCTGGGCCAGGCGACGGGGCAGGCCTCGCTGCCGTTTTTTGCCCGCCTCTTCGGGGAGAAGCGGCTGGGCGACTTCGCCGCCAGCGTGAGCAACGCCGTCTACCGGGTCTCGGCGGCGTCCTTCCTGGCCAGCGCGTGGATGGTGGCGGCGGCGCTCCCCATCGTGGACCTGGTCTACCGCCGCGGGCGCTTCCAGTTCACCGACTCGCAAGAGACCGCCATCTACTTCTTCTGGTTCGCCCTCTCGCTCGCCCTGTGGTCCGCGCAGGGGCTGTACGCGCGCGGCTTCTACGCCGCCGGCGACACCCTCACTCCCATGGTGGCCGGGACCATCATCACCCTGGCCTCGCTCCCCGTCTATTCCTGGTTCTTTCGCACCTTCGAGGTGACCGGGCTGGCGGTGGCCTCGGACGTGGGCATCGTGGCGCACACCGTGGTGCTGGCCTGGTTGCTCCACCGGCGGAGGCTCGCGCCCTTCGGGGTGATGAGGTGGGGGGAGCTGGGGAAGGCGCTGCTGACCGCCATCTTCGCCGGGCTGGCGGCCTACGGCGTGACCCGCTCCATCGCACTGAACGGCAGCCGGGAGGCGGATCTCAAGGTGCTGGGGCTGGTGACGGTGACTTGGGCGGCGGCGGTGGCGGTGGGACTGATGGTCACGCGCTCGGAGTTGCCCGGCCAGTTGCGTCGCCGCCTGGCGCCCACCCAGCCCGAGCCTCTGCCGGAGTCGCGCGAGACCCGGGAGCTCTACCGTCCCTAG
- a CDS encoding RNB domain-containing ribonuclease has translation MLTDRAILQHLARQPRKSAGFKQIVHDLSLHGGQERRELGELLDRLVARGELVEQDGRYALPQAPARNQAVGRLSMHRDGFGFVIPESAALKERLSGDIFIPPPAIGSAMHGDRVLVEMGPLRADGRAEGRILRVVGRAHATVVGTFHYGPRSNYVTPIDEKITQDILIPRGMEVPKSLTAETAEIAEKGRAKKGTPHRVLGEEARRSSGWKDLEGLVVDVEITEWPTPTQSPRGRVVEVLGSEDDFGVDVEIIIRKFHLPHRFPPEVLAEAQSFPGILPAGEVGKRRDYRSLPIVTIDGETARDFDDAVTVRRRSNGNFELQVHIADVAHYVRAGAPLDQEARLRGTSVYFPDRAVPMLPMELSTDLCSLRPQSDRLVLSCVMEIDHQGEIVGYELHEGVIRSAERMTYTNVNLVLEGDAGQRARYHGLVDVFELMRELALILNRKRQRRGSIDFDLPEPVIEFDEFGMMQAIVPSERNIAHRLIEEFMLAANECVAAFLEHRRTASLYRIHEKPDAKKVYEFETLAAAFGYSLGVGALPIQRLQLRGDRRARQGSGRNPREVEIPQEVHITPRMYQKLTQKIAGKPEERILSYLMLRSLKQAKYSEINEGHFALAAPTYTHFTSPIRRYPDLIVHRILKAVLRGEGTGRGVPPHSEAPAPWSKRLEAHTRKGGHERAPLGGPIPEAGLHDIAEESSQSERRADDAERELMEWKKIKFMQERIGEEFEALIVSVTKFGFFVELLDLFVEGLVPLGTLTGDRYTYRENTRQIIGERSKKKYSLGDKVRVLLDRIDRMQRKLQFAVVEEAPAPRRPGRR, from the coding sequence ATGCTCACCGACAGAGCCATCCTGCAGCACCTCGCCCGCCAGCCGCGAAAGTCGGCAGGGTTCAAGCAGATCGTCCACGACCTGAGCCTGCACGGCGGCCAGGAGCGCCGCGAGCTGGGCGAACTGCTGGACCGGCTGGTGGCCCGGGGCGAATTGGTCGAGCAGGACGGCCGCTACGCCCTGCCCCAGGCCCCCGCCCGCAACCAAGCGGTGGGTCGGCTGAGCATGCACCGCGACGGCTTCGGCTTCGTCATCCCGGAGAGCGCGGCGCTGAAGGAGCGGCTCAGCGGCGACATCTTCATCCCGCCTCCGGCCATCGGCTCGGCTATGCACGGCGATCGGGTGCTGGTGGAGATGGGCCCGCTGCGGGCCGACGGCCGGGCCGAAGGACGCATCCTGCGGGTGGTCGGCCGCGCCCACGCCACCGTGGTCGGCACCTTCCACTACGGCCCTCGCTCCAACTACGTCACCCCCATCGACGAGAAGATCACCCAGGACATCCTCATCCCGCGCGGGATGGAGGTCCCAAAGAGCCTCACCGCGGAGACCGCAGAGATCGCAGAGAAAGGCAGGGCAAAGAAGGGAACGCCACACCGGGTGCTGGGCGAGGAGGCGCGGCGCAGCAGCGGGTGGAAGGACCTGGAGGGCCTGGTAGTGGACGTCGAAATCACCGAGTGGCCCACCCCCACCCAAAGCCCGCGTGGGCGGGTGGTGGAGGTGCTGGGCTCGGAAGACGACTTCGGAGTGGACGTCGAGATCATCATCCGCAAGTTCCACCTGCCCCACCGCTTCCCGCCGGAGGTGCTGGCCGAGGCGCAAAGCTTCCCCGGAATCCTGCCGGCGGGCGAGGTAGGGAAGCGGCGCGACTACCGCAGCCTGCCCATCGTCACCATCGACGGCGAGACGGCGCGCGACTTCGACGACGCCGTCACCGTGCGCCGCCGCTCCAACGGCAACTTCGAACTGCAGGTGCACATCGCCGACGTCGCCCACTACGTGCGCGCGGGCGCGCCGCTCGACCAGGAGGCCCGCCTGCGCGGGACTTCCGTCTATTTTCCCGACCGGGCTGTGCCCATGCTGCCCATGGAACTCTCCACCGACCTGTGCAGCCTGCGCCCCCAGTCCGACCGCCTGGTGCTCTCCTGCGTCATGGAGATCGACCACCAGGGCGAGATCGTGGGCTACGAGCTGCACGAGGGCGTGATCCGCTCCGCCGAGCGCATGACTTACACCAACGTCAACCTGGTGCTGGAGGGCGACGCGGGGCAGCGCGCCCGCTACCACGGCCTGGTCGACGTCTTCGAATTGATGCGCGAGCTGGCGCTGATCCTGAACCGCAAGCGGCAGCGGCGAGGGTCGATCGACTTCGACCTGCCCGAGCCGGTCATCGAGTTCGACGAGTTCGGCATGATGCAGGCCATCGTGCCCTCGGAGCGCAATATCGCCCACCGCCTGATCGAGGAGTTCATGCTGGCCGCCAACGAGTGCGTGGCCGCCTTCCTGGAGCACCGGCGCACCGCCTCGCTCTACCGCATCCACGAGAAGCCGGACGCCAAGAAGGTCTACGAGTTCGAGACCTTGGCTGCCGCCTTCGGCTACTCCCTGGGGGTGGGCGCGCTGCCCATCCAGCGGCTGCAGTTGCGCGGCGACCGGCGCGCGCGCCAGGGCAGCGGCCGCAACCCCCGCGAGGTCGAGATCCCGCAGGAAGTCCACATCACTCCGCGCATGTACCAGAAGCTGACCCAGAAGATCGCGGGCAAGCCCGAGGAGCGCATCCTCTCCTACCTGATGCTGCGCTCGCTCAAGCAGGCCAAGTACTCGGAGATCAACGAAGGCCACTTCGCGCTGGCCGCGCCCACTTACACCCACTTCACCTCGCCCATCCGGCGCTATCCTGACCTGATCGTCCACCGCATCCTCAAGGCGGTGCTGCGCGGCGAAGGCACGGGACGAGGGGTGCCGCCGCACAGCGAGGCCCCGGCGCCGTGGTCGAAGCGGCTGGAGGCGCACACGCGCAAGGGCGGGCACGAGCGCGCTCCCCTGGGCGGACCCATCCCCGAGGCCGGATTGCACGACATCGCCGAAGAGTCCAGCCAGTCGGAGCGCCGCGCCGACGACGCCGAGCGCGAACTCATGGAGTGGAAGAAGATCAAGTTCATGCAGGAGCGCATCGGGGAGGAGTTCGAGGCGCTCATCGTCAGCGTCACCAAGTTCGGCTTCTTCGTGGAGTTGCTCGACCTGTTCGTGGAGGGCCTGGTGCCCCTGGGCACGCTTACCGGCGACCGCTACACCTACCGCGAGAACACCCGCCAGATCATCGGCGAGCGCTCCAAGAAGAAGTACTCCCTGGGCGACAAGGTGCGGGTGCTGCTCGACCGCATCGACCGCATGCAGCGCAAGCTGCAGTTCGCGGTGGTGGAGGAGGCGCCGGCGCCGCGCCGGCCGGGCCGCCGCTGA
- a CDS encoding metal-sulfur cluster assembly factor gives MPSQEDVIEKLRLCYDPEIPLNIVDLGLIYRVEVNEGDVEVDMTLTAQGCPSHTEISRNVRTTLATMPGVQNVKVNVVWDPPWSPHRISPEGRKKLGIDDEQIEAMRSPGGM, from the coding sequence ATGCCCAGCCAGGAAGACGTCATCGAGAAGCTGCGCCTCTGCTACGACCCGGAGATCCCGCTGAACATCGTGGACCTGGGGCTGATCTACCGTGTCGAGGTGAACGAGGGCGACGTGGAGGTGGACATGACCCTGACCGCCCAGGGCTGCCCTTCGCACACCGAGATCAGCCGCAACGTGCGCACCACCCTGGCCACCATGCCGGGGGTGCAGAACGTGAAGGTCAACGTGGTCTGGGACCCGCCCTGGTCGCCGCACCGCATCAGCCCGGAGGGCCGCAAGAAGCTGGGCATCGACGACGAGCAGATCGAGGCCATGCGCTCTCCCGGCGGGATGTAG
- a CDS encoding VOC family protein, translated as MAIEVKGTTTLLQVFDMAASLRFYCDGLGFEIVATDQNTVAPNHNWVWLRLNGAADLMLNTAFEYDKRPPAADPRRVAIHDDTCLYFGAPDVDAVYAHLQAKGIPSERPQVAPYGMKQLYLHDPDGFGICFQWRADEPGSGNRGR; from the coding sequence ATGGCCATCGAGGTCAAGGGCACGACCACGCTGCTGCAGGTGTTCGACATGGCCGCCTCGCTCCGGTTCTACTGCGACGGGCTGGGCTTCGAGATCGTGGCCACCGATCAGAACACGGTCGCGCCCAACCACAACTGGGTGTGGCTGCGGCTGAATGGCGCCGCCGACCTGATGCTGAACACCGCCTTCGAGTACGACAAGCGTCCGCCGGCCGCCGACCCGCGCCGCGTGGCCATCCACGACGACACCTGCCTCTATTTCGGTGCACCCGATGTGGACGCGGTGTACGCCCATCTGCAGGCCAAAGGCATCCCCTCAGAGAGGCCGCAGGTCGCTCCCTACGGCATGAAGCAGCTCTATCTCCACGATCCGGACGGCTTCGGCATCTGCTTCCAGTGGCGGGCCGACGAGCCGGGGAGTGGGAATCGAGGACGGTAA